In Saccharomyces eubayanus strain FM1318 chromosome XV, whole genome shotgun sequence, a single window of DNA contains:
- the ARG8 gene encoding acetylornithine transaminase, producing MFRRYLSSTSSRRFTSVLEEKAFQVTTYSRPEELCITRGKNAKLYDDLNGKEYIDFTAGIAVTALGHANPEVAEILYNQAKKLVHSSNLYFTKECLDLSEKIVEKTKQFGGQHDASKVFLCNSGTEANEAALKFAKKHGIMQHPGKQGIVAFENSFHGRTMGALSVTWNSKYRTPFGDLVPNVSFLNLQDELTKLQDYVSSKKDEIAGLIIEPIQGEGGVFPVEIEKLTALKKICQDNDVIVIHDEIQCGLGRSGKLWAHAYLPKEAHPDIFTSAKALGNGFPIAATIVNNKVNDALRVGDHGTTYGGNPLACSVSNYVLDTIADKAFLEQVSKKSEILQKRLREIQAKYPKQIKTIRGKGLMLGAEFVEPPTEVIKKARELGLLIITAGKSTVRFVPALTIEDELIEEGLNVFEKAIKAVYA from the coding sequence ATGTTTAGAAGATATTTATCTAGCACTTCTTCTAGAAGATTCACCAGtgttttggaagaaaaggcaTTTCAAGTGACTACTTACTCTAGGCCTGAAGAACTATGTATTACTAGAGGAAAAAATGCCAAGTTGTACGATGACTTAAACGGTAAGGAATATATCGATTTCACGGCGGGTATTGCTGTGACTGCATTGGGTCATGCAAATCCCGAAGTCGCTGAAATTTTGTACAATCAAGCTAAGAAGCTTGTCCACTCTTCCAATCTCTACTTTACTAAGGAGTGTTTAGATTTGAGTGAGAAGATTGTGGAAAAGACCAAGCAATTTGGTGGTCAACACGACGCTTCGAAAGTATTTCTGTGCAATTCAGGCACAGAAGCAAATGAAGcagctttgaaatttgcCAAGAAGCATGGTATAATGCAGCATCCCGGAAAACAAGGCATTGTCGCATTCGAAAACTCTTTCCATGGGCGCACTATGGGTGCTTTATCAGTTACCTGGAACAGTAAATATAGAACTCCGTTTGGCGATCTAGTGCCTAATGTATCATTCTTAAATCTTCAGGACGAACTGACGAAATTGCAGGATTACGTCTCTTCCAAAAAGGATGAGATTGCGGGTTTGATCATTGAGCCAATACAAGGTGAGGGCGGTGTTTTCCCAGTAGAAATTGAGAAATTAACCGcgttaaaaaaaatatgccAAGATAATGATGTCATTGTCATTCATGATGAGATCCAGTGTGGATTGGGCCGTTCAGGTAAGTTATGGGCTCATGCCTATTTACCAAAGGAGGCTCATCCAGATATCTTCACATCTGCCAAAGCTTTGGGTAATGGGTTTCCGATTGCTGCTACTATTGTCAATAATAAGGTCAATGATGCTTTAAGAGTTGGTGACCATGGCACCACTTACGGCGGGAACCCGTTGGCTTGCTCTGTAAGTAACTACGTCTTAGACACTATAGCAGATAAAGCTTTCTTAGAACAAGTCTCCAAGAAGAgtgaaattcttcaaaagcgTTTACGCGAAATTCAAGCCAAATAcccaaaacaaataaagaCTATCAGGGGTAAAGGTTTAATGCTCGGTGCAGAATTTGTTGAGCCACCTACCGAGGTCATCAAGAAGGCCAGAGAATTGGGTCTTTTGATTATCACCGCTGGTAAGAGTACGGTTAGATTCGTTCCTGCTCTAACCATTGAAGATGAGCTTATCGAAGAGGGGCTGAACGTTTTCGAAAAAGCAATTAAAGCCGTCTATGCTTAG
- the CDC33 gene encoding translation initiation factor eIF4E — translation MSVEEVTKKFEETVSVDDATATPKTVLSDSAHFDVKHPLNTKWTLWYTKPAVDKSESWSDLLRPVTSFQTVEEFWAIIQNIPEPHELPLKSDYHVFRNDVRPEWEDEANAKGGKWSFQLRGKGADIDELWLRTLLAVIGETIDEDDSQINGVVLSIRKGGNKFALWTKSEDKEPLLRIGGKFKQVLKLTDDGHLEFFPHSSANGRHPQPSITL, via the coding sequence atgtcCGTTGAAGAAGTTACCAAGAAGTTTGAAGAAACCGTTTCAGTCGATGATGCCACAGCTACTCCAAAGACTGTCTTGAGTGACAGTGCTCACTTCGATGTCAAGCACCCATTGAATACCAAATGGACGTTGTGGTACACAAAGCCAGCTGTTGATAAATCCGAATCCTGGTCTGATCTATTGCGTCCTGTGACTTCATTCCAAACCGTTGAAGAATTCTGGGCTATCATCCAAAATATTCCCGAACCACACGAACTACCATTGAAATCAGATTACCACGTTTTCCGTAATGACGTTAGACCAGAATGGGAAGATGAGGCCAATGCTAAAGGTGGTAAATGGTCTTTCCAACTTAGAGGCAAAGGTGCTGATATTGACGAATTATGGCTCAGAACCTTACTAGCAGTTATTGGCGAAACCattgatgaagacgatTCCCAAATCAACGGTGTTGTTTTAAGCATTAGAAAAGGTGGTAACAAATTTGCCTTATGGACCAAATCTGAAGATAAAGAACCATTATTGAGAATTGGTGGTAAGTTCAAGCAAGTCTTAAAATTAACCGATGACGGTCATTTGGAATTCTTCCCACATTCTAGTGCTAATGGTAGACACCCTCAACCATCAATCACCTTGTAA
- the RTC1 gene encoding Rtc1p: MSSSPHMENASILKGGTSIPKNKNVSLGKNELLGSSSSNNSSFRVHHYSNSSQTPTLDSIRRPNLTPTFSYSNGIYMSESHAHRTSSFNDNYLAYDKSPYAKKTRSANNKSNMKVKTKTNFNITTTTRNSSGLIYTTKVDKELSSIDKVNDPNINGLVCAGKTHLGFYQFSPTDRSIKCVHDFIRPNNNTSTKLGTSLLPKLSKRTRQNKFSTIADVKTGFNNYKNCIAVCNNSTAISIYDLNKSSSLDNPLITSLCEHTRSINSFDFNMVESNLIISGGQDSCVKIWDLRSNNSKSSNRSDININTASDSIRDVKWMPGYNFASKNEQGSSTYGNSKSGYKFASIHDSGYLLKFDLRQPAQYEKKLNAHTGPGLCLNWHPHQEYIATGGRDGKCCLWYVGDNVNTSENTVVNYGYSPSLHTPNTTMNNNSSLAFPKLTINTGYPVTKLKFRPTYSKNIYNSLLGVSSMGDEAEVCVYSLARKYIPRHILLSGTPSLGLVWWDDNLVFNIDKGTRINGWDINKEPTVLENLSKNTTTWRDLDGNGLLSVDQEVGSYELPEPETKTIPNNTGKKHPGAIKNTKNGNSEGQGIIGGIKKGFSHTGLTSFAPERPPTLKAGPTFSTKSLMTITSAASSFNSSSASLTSLTPQSENQEEVAIEPPYIITLDIPQIFNNLRLTKMDHLKKKDTTIEKFSVRDSPVNTFKFLARQLKFSYVQDQNGADDVNVVYKRDEKNVNNDKKVIGGHDDDDDDDDDDKIIETHLLKKYNFSENNTWATLMNEKSSKKQSKRNSKGSKDFDEKDTRSSISSISTNKRNPGKIRKINKNLEAELQKKMQTFLDLISIATHNASVYLSINDLPNFKVWILIRDSLLWDLKWMTSSPVSSDEASNIDTNESSDFESGGNPRAGKRSPEEDREGTSGADSLIEERPQAFQASSEEPSDTEKKPISKLGEQLKNTERITYTQPNEESDEVLSRLKELQSQLSESHGIMGEATNDDAIIEEDEEEEAEQEADQEQAYDPLIKSTRTHASSTAKSIPILQKREHRKSFIDTFMLHSPNGYNADTDMGNDDDNISPRFVYNSVSPRSKVSSLQSFTTTTSQLGAFKKLSSQTAPVIGSPVRTLSQPDGVDRQQPSSSLTEKLAKCRQMADNPPWDTKKLIKQLYKQATDTGNVVLTVNILFLFQTIYHVTEIEIAKDAISHFLLLLHRYELFGIAADVLKYCPFEDIMGSEGDQSSIRLYCEQCGELITNESSKDKFRAEVQQTNNKKVMEKFGYWYCDSCKKKNSLCVLCERPLKKLTMVLLPCGHEGHFQCIQEWFLNEKERECPGGCPGVAFI; encoded by the coding sequence ATGAGCTCGTCTCCCCACATGGAGAATGCTTCAATCCTTAAGGGAGGTACCTCTATaccaaaaaacaaaaatgtcTCTTTGGGCAAGAACGAGTTACTTGGATCTTCGTCAAGCAACAATTCGTCCTTTCGAGTGCACCATTATTCGAATAGTAGTCAGACACCCACATTGGACTCTATACGGAGACCTAACCTAACTCCCACTTTCTCTTACAGTAACGGGATTTATATGTCTGAAAGTCATGCACACAGAACAAGTTCATTCAACGATAACTACTTGGCCTATGATAAGAGTCCCTATGCAAAGAAAACGAGAAGTGCGAACAACAAGTCAAACATGAAGgttaaaacaaaaactaaTTTTAATATTACAACGACTACAAGGAATTCTTCCGGACTCATATACACCACCAAAGTGGATAAGGAATTATCCAGTATAGACAAAGTGAATGATCCGAACATCAATGGTCTTGTGTGTGCAGGAAAAACACATTTAGGATTCTATCAATTTTCGCCAACCGATAGGTCTATTAAGTGTGTACATGATTTCATAAGAcctaataataatacatCAACAAAGTTGGGAACGTCCCTACTACCCAAATTAAGCAAGAGAACAAGGCAGAATAAATTTAGCACAATTGCAGATGTGAAAACGGGGTTCAATAATTACAAAAACTGTATCGCAGTGTGTAACAATTCTACGGCGATATCTATATACGATCTCAACAAGAGCTCTTCATTAGATAATCCTTTGATAACATCTCTATGTGAACATACAAGATCAATCAATAGTTTTGACTTTAATATGGTAGAATCAAACCTTATAATTAGTGGTGGGCAAGACAGTTGCGTCAAAATATGGGATTTACGTTCTAATAATTCCAAAAGCTCAAATAGATCTGATATCAATATAAACACAGCGTCTGATTCAATCAGAGATGTGAAATGGATGCCTGGTTACAACTTTGCATCTAAGAATGAACAGGGTTCATCGACGTACGGCAATTCTAAAAGCGGTTACAAATTTGCATCCATACATGACTCAGGGTATCTATTGAAGTTTGATCTTCGTCAACCTGCtcaatatgaaaaaaaactgaacGCCCATACAGGACCTGGCCTTTGCCTAAACTGGCATCCTCATCAAGAATACATTGCTACAGGTGGTCGAGATGGAAAATGCTGTCTTTGGTATGTTGGTGATAATGTCAATACCAGTGAAAATACAGTGGTTAATTACGGATATTCGCCCTCATTGCACACACCAAATACAACCATGAATAACAATAGTTCGTTGGCATTTCCTAAACTAACAATCAACACAGGGTATCCAGTTACCAAATTAAAATTCAGACCTACCTATAGTAAGAACATATACAACTCACTATTAGGAGTATCGTCAATGGGTGACGAAGCAGAAGTTTGCGTTTATTCCTTAGCAAGGAAGTACATTCCTAGACATATCCTTTTATCAGGAACACCCTCGCTGGGATTGGTGTGGTGGGATGATAACTTGGTCTTCAATATTGATAAGGGGACTCGCATTAATGGTTGGGACATTAACAAAGAGCCAACGGTGCTTGAAAACTTGAGCAAGAATACGACTACCTGGAGAGATTTAGACGGAAATGGATTACTCTCGGTTGATCAAGAAGTGGGCTCATACGAGCTGCCAGAACCAGAGACTAAAACCATTCCAAACAATACAGGCAAAAAGCATCCAGGTGCAATAAAAAATACGAAAAATGGCAATTCGGAGGGCCAGGGCATAATAGGAGGAATCAAAAAAGGTTTTAGTCATACAGGACTAACAAGCTTTGCACCAGAAAGACCACCCACTTTAAAAGCAGGTCCAACATTCAGTACAAAGAGTTTAATGACAATAACCTCTGCGGCATCTTCTTTCAATAGCTCTTCCGCATCATTAACATCTTTAACACCACAATCTGAAAATCAAGAGGAAGTTGCCATTGAACCGCCTTATATCATCACTTTAGATATACCCcagattttcaataatttaaGATTAACCAAAATGgatcatttgaaaaaaaaagatacaactattgaaaagttttctGTTAGGGATTCACCAGTAAACACTTTTAAATTTCTGGCTCGGCAGCTCAAATTTTCATATGTTCAAGACCAGAATGGTGCAGATGATGTTAATGTTGTATACAAACGTGATGAGAAAAATGTTAATAATGATAAGAAAGTGATTGGTGGGcacgatgatgatgatgatgacgacgatgacgataaAATAATCGAGACtcatttgttgaaaaagtataatttttcagaaaataaTACGTGGGCCACTCTaatgaatgaaaaaagcaGCAAAAAACAATCCAAGAGAAACTCCAAAGGCTCCAAGGATTTCGATGAGAAGGATACCAGATCAAGTATATCTTCCATTTCCACCAATAAACGCAATCCTGGCAAAATCAGAAAGATTAACAAGAACTTAGAAGCAGAGctccagaagaaaatgcaGACGTTTCTAGATCTAATATCTATTGCAACCCACAATGCATCAGTTTATTTGTCAATAAATGATCTACCCAATTTTAAGGTTTGGATTCTAATAAGAGATTCTTTGCTTTGGGACTTGAAGTGGATGACTTCCTCTCCAGTATCATCCGATGAAGCATCTAATATAGATACAAACGAAAGCTCTGATTTTGAATCAGGGGGGAATCCAAGAGCTGGAAAAAGGTCTCCTGAGGAAGATAGAGAAGGAACAAGTGGAGCAGATTCTCTAATAGAAGAAAGACCACAAGCATTTCAAGCTAGTTCTGAGGAACCAAGTgatactgaaaaaaaaccaatcTCTAAACTTGGAGAGCAGTTGAAAAACACAGAAAGAATCACATATACACAACCAAATGAGGAATCCGATGAGGTGTTAAGTAGATTGAAAGAACTACAAAGCCAACTTTCAGAGTCTCACGGGATTATGGGCGAGGCAACAAATGACGATGCCATTATCGAggaagatgaggaagaGGAGGCCGAACAAGAAGCTGATCAAGAACAGGCGTATGACCcattgataaaatcaaCCCGCACCCATGCGTCGTCTACTGCCAAAAGTATACCGATCCTACAGAAGCGAGAACACCGTAAATCTTTCATAGATACGTTCATGCTACATTCTCCCAACGGCTACAATGCAGATACTGACATGGGAAATGACGACGATAACATATCTCCCAGGTTTGTTTACAACAGTGTAAGCCCACGTAGTAAAGTGTCATCGTTGCAAAGCTTCACCACGACAACCTCCCAACTGGGagctttcaaaaaactgtCTTCTCAAACTGCACCAGTGATCGGGTCGCCCGTTCGCACGCTGTCACAACCAGATGGTGTTGACAGGCAACAACCGTCTTCCTCATTAACAGAAAAACTCGCCAAATGTAGACAGATGGCGGACAACCCGCCTTGGGATACTAAAAAACTCATCAAGCAACTATACAAACAAGCCACAGACACTGGGAATGTCGTGCTAACAGtgaatattcttttccttttccaaacgATATATCACGTTACAGAAATCGAAATCGCAAAGGACGCAATTTCACAttttctgctgctgctccATAGATATGAGCTGTTTGGAATCGCTGCAGACGTCTTGAAATACTGCCCCTTCGAAGATATCATGGGATCTGAAGGTGATCAGTCTTCCATTAGACTCTACTGCGAACAATGCGGCGAGTTAATCACGAACGAAAGCTCCAAGGACAAATTTAGAGCGGAAGTGCAGCAgacaaacaacaagaaggtAATGGAAAAGTTCGGATACTGGTATTGCGACTCctgcaagaagaagaattcgCTCTGTGTCCTGTGTGAAAGacctttgaagaaactaaCCATGGTTCTACTTCCCTGTGGACACGAGGGACATTTCCAGTGCATACAAGAATGGTTTCTCAACGAGAAGGAACGCGAATGTCCGGGCGGCTGTCCCGGTGTTGCATTCATCTGA
- the BSC6 gene encoding Bsc6p, with protein sequence MGASSTPVSGDDYGMHSTTISHHNTIELRNLLSPSDSRNDTQDFSDEPPGNTSLIKEVDWNGHKVKTFPLNYQTVPIVKLQVVACLTMFIVFGMNDQVLGALLPTLMDYYHISQVEISNVFIVQLCGYVVASLLNERLNRNFGMRGGMVLAAGLCLVFFTVLATGPSSFLICMLCCLPLGLGIGILDSTGNVLMGSLLVHKNEIMGIMHGLYGAAAMITPPLVSYFVKWGHWPLFFLIPLFCSIVGIFIILPAFRHETANKYDYLCSMENKEHDDDTIGPDVELTTGSAEASPGFFTLLRNPGIFFYALYLFLYLGAEITTGSWFFTYLLKTKSDNKMAMSYIAASFWTGLTVGRLCLGFVTERFFENEYRASKAYGCLTLFSYTLFVLVGLIDSNSVFYFVVLFLVVFSCGTFIGPLFPNASIVALQVLPKRLHVSGVGVAVAVGGCGGAAFPYLTGVIAHSIGIQYLPLLCWIIVALFTLEWSLYPKFIKGHPECF encoded by the coding sequence ATGGGTGCCTCCTCGACTCCTGTAAGCGGAGATGATTATGGTATGCATTCTACTACAATCTCGCATCATAATACAATAGAATTAAGAAATTTGCTATCGCCATCAGACTCCAGAAATGACACACAAGATTTCTCTGATGAACCGCCTGGTAATACAAGTTTAATTAAAGAGGTTGATTGGAATGGCCACAAGGTCAAGACATTTCCGCTAAATTATCAAACCGTTCCAATAGTCAAGTTGCAAGTGGTAGCATGCTTGACTATGTTCATAGTCTTTGGGATGAATGATCAAGTGTTAGGTGCACTGCTCCCTACGCTAATGGATTACTATCACATATCGCAAGtagaaatttcaaatgTCTTTATAGTGCAACTATGTGGTTATGTAGTAGCCTCATTACTCAATGAAAGATTGAATAGGAATTTCGGTATGAGAGGTGGTATGGTTCTAGCAGCCGGTTTGTGTCTGGTATTCTTTACTGTTTTAGCAACTGGCCCCTCCAGTTTCCTTATCTGCATGTTATGCTGTCTCCCTCTTGGTTTAGGAATCGGCATTTTAGATTCTACTGGTAATGTTCTAATGGGCAGTCTTTTGGTACATAAGAATGAAATCATGGGTATTATGCATGGTCTTTATGGGGCTGCTGCCATGATTACTCCACCTTTGGTTTCATATTTTGTCAAATGGGGTCATTGGCCTCTGTTTTTTCTAATCCCTCTGTTCTGTTCCATTGTGggtatatttattatactTCCAGCCTTCAGACATGAAACTGCTAATAAATATGATTACCTTTGCTCTATGGAAAACAAGGAGCATGACGATGATACCATAGGACCCGATGTTGAATTGACAACGGGTTCAGCAGAGGCTAGCCCAGGGTTTTTTACACTTTTGAGAAATCCTggtatctttttttatgcGCTAtacttgtttctttatttagGTGCAGAAATCACCACTGGTTCGTGGTTCTTCACTTATTTGCTTAAGACTAAATCAGATAATAAGATGGCTATGTCATACATTGCTGCATCATTTTGGACTGGTTTAACTGTGGGTAGGCTATGCTTAGGGTTTGTTACTGAGAGATTTTTTGAGAATGAATATAGAGCAAGTAAAGCTTACGGTTGTCTAACTCTCTTTTCATACACGTTATTTGTGCTTGTCGGGTTAATTGATTCCAACTCCGTGTTCTATTTTGTTGTCTTATTTTTAGTTGTTTTCTCCTGTGGTACGTTTATTGGGCCTTTGTTTCCCAATGCAAGTATTGTTGCTTTGCAGGTGCTACCCAAGAGATTACATGTAAGTGGTGTTGGTGTTGCGGTTGCTGTAGGTGGTTGTGGTGGTGCAGCTTTCCCATACTTGACTGGTGTCATTGCACATTCAATTGGTATACAGTATTTGCCACTGCTATGCTGGATAATTGTTGCGTTGTTCACACTAGAATGGTCACTGTATCCTAAATTCATCAAGGGACATCCAGAATGTTTTTAG
- the PFK27 gene encoding 6-phosphofructo-2-kinase, which yields MCGSSDSDSHDGYLTSDYNSSNSLFSLNNGYSYSSASLDRATFDCQDSDLLGNHKHPMLSTEVPRFISNDALHSPITLNYKRDNDDVTYTNAKVNKFMIVLIGLPATGKSTISSHLIQCLKNNPLTNSLRCKVFNAGKIRRQISCATISKPLLLANTSSEDLFNPKNTDKKEAYARITLQKLFHEINNDDCDVGIFDATNSTIERRRFIFEEVCSFNTDELSTFNLVPIVLQISCFNRDFIKYNIHNKSFNEDYLDKPYELAIKDFAKRLKHYYSQFTPFSMDEFNQIHQYINQHEEIDASLFFFNVINAGIVEPHSLNHSHYPSTCGRQIRDTIMVVENFINHYSQMFGFEYIESVKLFFEKFEDNHEETLAALDSVVNDEFFNDLQELIENNGFS from the coding sequence ATGTGTGGTTCTTCTGATTCGGACTCTCACGATGGGTACCTGACCTCCGATTATAATTCCTCgaattctcttttttcactaaaCAATGGCTACAGCTATTCGAGTGCGTCTCTCGACAGAGCGACTTTTGACTGCCAAGACTCTGATCTTCTCGGAAATCATAAGCATCCAATGCTGTCTACAGAGGTACCGCGTTTTATTTCTAACGACGCGTTACACTCTCCCATTACGTTAAACTACAAAAGGGACAATGACGATGTTACGTATACGAACGCGAAAGTAAATAAATTCATGATTGTTCTGATTGGCCTACCTGCTACCGGGAAGTCCACGATTTCTTCCCATCTGATTCAGTGTTTGAAGAACAACCCATTGACTAATTCTCTACGTTGCAAAGTTTTCAATGCGGGAAAGATAAGAAGGCAGATCAGCTGCGCCACCATTTCGAAACCTCTGCTTTTAGCAAATACGTCTTCAGAGGACCTGTTCAATCCGAAAAATACTGACAAGAAGGAAGCGTATGCCAGAATCACTTTACAAAAACTGTTTCACGAGATCAACAACGATGATTGTGACGTCGGGATTTTCGATGCCACAAACTCTACCATTGagagaagaagattcaTATTCGAAGAAGTTTGCTCGTTCAATACAGACGAACTCTCTACTTTTAACCTCGTGCCCATAGTCTTGCAGATATCATGTTTTAATAGGGACTTTATCAAATACAATATCCACAACAAGTCGTTTAACGAGGACTACTTGGACAAACCATATGAACTAGCCATTAAGGATTTTGCGAAGAGATTGAAACACTACTACTCCCAATTTACACCTTTCTCCATGGACGAATTCAACCAAATCCACCAATATATCAATCAGCACGAAGAAATCGATGCCAgcttgtttttcttcaacgttATCAATGCTGGTATCGTAGAACCACATTCTTTAAACCATAGTCACTACCCTTCCACCTGTGGAAGACAAATTCGAGACACTATTATGGTCGttgaaaactttatcaACCACTATTCGCAAATGTTTGGTTTTGAATACATCGAGTCCGTTAAGCTGTTTTTCGAGAAATTCGAAGATAACCATGAAGAAACTCTAGCTGCATTGGATTCTGTAGTCaatgatgaatttttcaacgaTTTACAAGAattgattgaaaataatGGATTCTCTTGA
- the MED7 gene encoding mediator complex subunit MED7 has product MSNGTGNEVSSLYPPPPPYVKFFTQTNLEKLPKYKENKTTNTEQAAPGDGTGSSGKDEQRGEEEITCALDYLIPPPMPKNQQYRAFGSIWQVKDQLPDLETMGLTQLYKKSTESESTNYQYKVQELRKLLKSLLLNYLELVGVLSINPDVYERKVEDIRTILVNIHHLLNEYRPHQSRESLIMLLEEQLEYKRGEIREIDQVCKQVQDKLTSIQDTLRAGTHPPPSSSP; this is encoded by the coding sequence ATGTCCAATGGTACTGGAAACGAGGTCAGTTCGCTGTACCCGCCTCCACCCCCGTACGTAAAGTTTTTCACACAGACAAATCTGGAGAAATTGCCAAAATATAAGGAAAATAAGACTACGAACACAGAGCAAGCTGCGCCGGGAGACGGCACCGGCAGCAGCGGTAAAGATGAGCAGCGGGGGGAAGAGGAGATTACTTGCGCCCTGGACTACCTGATCCCGCCTCCCATGCCCAAGAACCAGCAGTACCGAGCGTTTGGGAGCATATGGCAGGTCAAGGACCAACTGCCCGACCTCGAGACCATGGGGCTCACCCAACTGTACAAAAAGTCCACGGAGAGCGAAAGCACAAACTACCAGTACAAGGTCCAAGAGCTGCGCAAACTGTTGAAGTCGCTCCTGCTGAACTATTTAGAGCTCGTCGGGGTACTAAGCATCAACCCGGACGTGTATGAGCGCAAGGTGGAGGACATACGCACCATCCTCGTCAACATCCACCACCTGCTCAACGAGTACAGGCCCCATCAATCCCGAGAGTCCCTCATCATGCTGCTGGAGGAGCAGCTGGAGTACAAGCGCGGCGAGATCCGCGAGATCGACCAGGTCTGCAAACAAGTACAGGACAAACTCACTAGCATACAGGACACCTTGAGAGCCGGCACGCATCCTCCCCCATCGTCCTCCCCTTGA
- the HRT1 gene encoding SCF ubiquitin ligase complex subunit HRT1 gives MSNEGDRMEVDEDESQVSTQNEQQNTPVETKKKRFEIKKWTAVAFWSWDIAVDNCAICRNHIMEPCIECQPKAMTDTDNECVAAWGVCNHAFHLHCINKWIKTRDACPLDNQPWQLARCGR, from the coding sequence ATGAGCAACGAAGGTGACAGAATGGAAgtagatgaagacgaatcGCAAGTTTCCACGCAGAATGAGCAACAAAATACACCGGTAgagaccaaaaaaaaaagattcgAGATTAAAAAATGGACAGCGGTGGCGTTCTGGTCGTGGGATATAGCCGTTGACAACTGTGCCATTTGCAGAAACCACATTATGGAACCATGCATCGAATGCCAGCCGAAGGCTATGACCGACACAGATAACGAATGTGTGGCAGCATGGGGTGTTTGTAATCACGCTTTCCACTTGCACTGCATCAATAAATGGATCAAGACGAGAGATGCATGCCCGTTGGACAACCAACCTTGGCAATTGGCAAGGTGCGGTAGGTGA